The genomic DNA aatcattttTACTAAGAATGTCGGCTGCTCCAATATACTATTACCAGTGTGGATTATAATTCAAGTATTTATATTATGGTAGTTATAATCTAATAACTTATAAAATAAGAGTATCTTGAAAATAAAAATGTATTAAGTGAGCTAGAATGTTATTTTAATAACAAATAAAACAGGAGTgcaatttgaataaaaaaaagacgattcttttattttatttatatttttaaattaattaatttattgtatTAGTTATAATCCACGGTCAACCTAAATAGTTATGAATCCTGATTATGCCCCAATTCGTACGAAGTTGCATAGGAGATGTTTTATCCGAACAAGTTTCCTAGGATACATTACATGTCTCCCCTCTAAATCAGACATCAAAATTGAATagagtctattttttttttaaaaaaaatgaatgattTCCAAACATGCGAAGGTTGAGAAACCTCCTTACTAGGAGTGTCCCTAATTAGACCAGCAAGTAGGGCGTCAAACCACGTAGGGATGGAGAAGAGGGTGATCGGGTTCTTCGGCTACTTCATGTTGTTTTTGATTTCTTATAATTGAACTGCCTTCAACCTCCAAGTTGAACTTTCAAGAAGTAAATGGTGGAAGGAGAGATTGTTACGTCAATTCTTAGTATTCCACCTCTATCTTGGATTCTGCACCTTAACCGTCTCCAACCATCTAGAGGAACCAATGCGGAGACAATGAAGAGGGAGCAGTGCATCATGATACTGATCACACAAGGATAACTCTCTCATCCACTCAAACCACTGTACTACCGGTGTGAATCTTACTTTTGAATTGTTTGCAATCGCtaggaataaaagggagttttttttcttccctttttattgcctacttttctttacttttgcactttgcttttatatttttgtttcataCTTTGTGTCTTGTTAGGTCTATATTccatttgattttgaataaatATCTCCTTGTGtgttttctagtaatattttgaGAATAGGAAAAGTTTTTTAAGTTTGACCAAAGTTTTAGGTCATTGGACATGATTGAATGCTCTACTTGCATACTATTGGTTAGTGTTATGATAAATTATATTTggattaattgagtttgattgtcaaattacctagagaggactacTACATTcctaatcttttcaaaattacaatATCATATATGTGCACGAATATGATGAAGGATATCTCTTTGCTTATTctttgatttcttttccttttacatTTTAATCGAATAACTCACTCAACAAATTTTATCTTCCACCTTTGTTTTGCTATTATTtcattgagagttttggttgataTCTTTATGAGTTAGAATGTTAAAATTTTAAGAGTGGGAGAAAGAGAGGCATATGTTTGAGTTCATGGAGGTTCCACACTACAAATTGATTGGAAATTTTGAAATGGGAGATCAATTCAAGAGTCAGTTTGTTGGAGGGTTTTTAAGGCAGAATTCTCATTGAGATTTCTTATTTTGGATTTGTACTAAGTTTGTGGAATCCAGCTAGTTAGTTAACTGAATGTCACATCAATTTAGTAGGACaatttgagagcattttcaagtcCTAGTGTGGCTGTTAGTCTTGGATGATGCTGCTGAAAAATGTCCATAACCATTcttatctcaaaaattaaaaaaaaaaatctgtacaAGAGTTGGAAAGTCTGTCAAAAGTTGATGGAATGATGCAAGatcttgttgctggaaaatgTTTCCAAGAAACAGGAAAGTTTCATGGATTGCTGAAAGCTGAAGAAGTTGCTAAATTCAAATCCTTAACTTTCTAAATTGATGTTGTTGCTGTATTTCCAGAAGTGGTTTTTAAATCTCAGTCCAGAAACTGAAATTTGCTGCTGTAATTCTGCATTTGTTGGGAGCCACATCCTTCTTAGCTGGTGTGGAGTAGCCATGAACCTAAAAGAGAATTTTTGTTGTTGTGTAGGAATTTATCAAAGTTGCTGATTTCAGACGTGCTGGAAATAATTGTCCACAACATGTTGTAATTCAAGGGGTTGCTGATTGGTATTGTTTAAGCCTTGTTTTGGCTCTTGTTGATGTAGTATGAATGCAGCATCAAGAAATGCAGAAGATAAGTGTCATCTACAAGTAATTTGAAACTGCATTAAAGCCTCATTTGCACGTGTGCTAGCCATCATACCATATAGGCTTCATAATCAGAAACAACTTCAATTGAAACTCTTACCAATCCAGTGCTAGTTGGTTCCCTCTTCCTTCCACGAGTTCCAGAATCAGAATTCTGAAACTCACATTCAAAAAGCTTATTTCTAAAACTGAATTCAGGAAACTTAAAACCTGTAGCTCCTGGAGTGTTGCAAATAGGTTAATGCTgtaaaaagaaagaaaggaaatcaGCAAGGAAGATTTTTGCAATTAGTATATCAGTTTCGATATGTTGTGTGCCAACTTTTCTTTACAAGCTCTGATCATTGGAAATTTCAAGTTGAGCCTAAGATCTCTAATTGTCATTTGGCGTTATGTTCTTCTCAATTTTTAGTGATAAGAAATCTATAACTTTGGGAAATCCAGATTCTGAAACTTAAGTGCTGAAATTCAGGATTTTGAAAAGGAATGCAGGGGGTTGCTATTGGAGTTATTGAACCTTGTTTTGGTTCTTTATGTAGGAAATAAGATGTTCAGATAACAAGTGCCAACTGCATCAAAGAAAAGCTGAAAATTGTCTTGAATATGAGATTTCAGGGTGATAACTGAATTTGGTGAGAAGTTGAATTGTGAATTAGATTTAAATTACAGTGTGCCAATTGCTATTGCATTTTCTAGCCACCAACAGTTCGAATTTGATCTCCTATCATTTCAGTGCTACATGAGACCTTTGTCCGAGCTGAATTCTTCATTGACAAACCCTGAAATTTCCCTGAATCTAGATTCTGAAactgaagttaaaaaaaaatcagaatttaaAATTTAGCTGCAtttgatgtttgaatttataagtTGCAGGGATTAATTCTATTCGAGAGGCTTTCTAGCTGATGTGTTAACATTGTTGAAATTCTGAAACCGAGGAATATAATGTTATttaacaatgaattaaaaagaaatGCTCTTTTACTATTTGAATAAACACGACTGTTCTTTTATTTTGCCATAAAAAAcgactgttttttttttaatttgagggGACAATTGGATTACATGTGTTTATTAATATAATTACAAGATCAGCATATAATGCTCCAAAGTGATGCAGTGATAAAACTTtcagaaaaatagaaaaagaattagGATTGAAAATGAATGTGCATAATTTATACTTTGAATTTATTTGATAGATAAATTAGTATCTTAGAGATCAGCTTTTGAATATATATAAGTTTTGTTCTAGATTTATCCTATGGACAAATTAGGGGAAAGATTGTCTAATTCCAAGGttagtaatttaaaaaaaaaaatcagcataCAAAAACTTTAAACAAACTTAAGCGTGGATAATGATAACTTAATTGTATTGTATACTAATCATATTGTGGAAGAACTTTTGTAAACCACTAATCTTAAAAAAGTGCTAGTCTAACGAGATGTTTTGTTAAAGCTGATGAAAAGCGGTCTTTATGTGAGATTAAtggataagaaaattttaattattctaaataattaataaattaattaagaattaattattttgaaTATAGAAAATTTAATGAGAATAAATCATACTTAATTtattcaaataaattagagatatcaaataaaaagtaattcaggttaattaatttaaattttaaaatatttaaagttgtaaaaattatttcgaattaaaaataattttataatcaagtgATTGAGTGGTTAAGATTATGAGATGGTTTAAATCATCTCttatcctgtccgaatcgctgaaccagtGGACACCGGGTACGTGGTGCTCTCTTAGTTGATGACGCGGCTCCCCCGCTGACCGTGTGGAGCTCCGGcggacctgcaaagaagtcgggccgggaaggggttcccgacgacgaccctccgacgctcaagtcaggcaagcaagcagcaaAAAAGTGGTCTCGAATATGAGAGTTACAttccctccggcgaagtctgtgaactcttatatagagctggaggAAGCTCATGCACACCAATCGAGGTAAACACGTGTTCTTAGCCCATatctcggtatgtgtttgtcagaaagcttacctgacactatactactacagtccaagcacgttctcgatgggacaacagaacacctcgtcgccagattaggagtatggcttagTAATAGGACTTGACCGTTGTCATAAGATATAAATTGTCCTTCTTTCCCTACCCCATGACGAGgtgtccgtccggccggctggacggggcgtccggccggcactcatcttaCAACCGGCCGGACGGCAATCACATCCCGTCCGGCTCTTCGTATGCCTCGGTATGCTGGatagatcctcggtaaggtgctgtAGGGATtgctagcagtatgtcaccttgtcttcggccttccgctcggcccttcgctactgttcaattgagcgtcggaaccccgacttctgtcggggcgtcttttgccatcggttattcaccggtcggccggccgggaggtcggcccatccttctccggtcgatcacctggccttttgactcccacttggcattgacccctcagaatagaggtcccctgttctaaccgccggatcaatctctataaatagatttgtttgatttaattaattttaacatttttttttagttCGCAACGTATATCAATCTGGAGTAATAAGTCTGGCTCAATCCGATTTTCATTTGGCATAAATAAATGATCTCGATTTGCACAATCGAACTGACAATCGGGTTTATCCCATCATATATCTATGATATATGTCCATGCATATATCTCCCTTTATATCTATGGGGTCGGTACTAGGGGGCTCCTAAGATAGTGAATCTATCTTTAAATATCGGGAGATGTTCTCAGAGTGTAGCGCAGACGGTAGACGCATGACATTTCTGGCGTAATGACTAGAGGTCGATTCTCATGAATTAACGACCTGAGTTTACCCCATCATGTGTCTATGACCTGTGTACTTGTATGTACCTCCATCCATATCCGTAGAACCGCCACTGAGGGGCCGCTAAGatagcaaatttattttttttaaatactagGGGCTGCCTCTCGAGCATAGCATCAACGAAAAGTGCATGATATTTTTAACGTAATGATCAAGAATTACCTGAAGATCTAGGATTTATCCTATCATATATTTATGATCtatgtatatatatttatttttcatcATATATGTACGGTCGATATCAGAGAACGTATGAGgcagtggattttttttttttttttttttaatatcgagAGCTACTCCTGTGGTTTAGCGCAAAAAACAGTGAGGTATGATATTTTTAAAGTAACGATCAgaagttaattttcaaaactgaCTATTTGAAATTTACCCACCTTGTCTTTATATCTAAATTTATATTCCTAGCtcctagttatttatttatttttaataccgGGCTTCAATTTTGTTTTTTCTCTGTTGGTCTTTATGTTTTAGCAAATCTCTGCTAGGAATCATTCAAAGTCGTCCGGATGCAGAGAGACTAAAAGGCAGAGGAAGAGTTAGCTTCTCGCACGATCACACAATCCAAATTAAACCTGCAAGCACGTCTCGATCTCGATCGAATTCTTGGAAAATAATTGAAAATTGATTGAAGTCGCACtatttatatgctcaaaattcaAAGGGAGGCGCAATCTCGTCGATCCTTCAGGCAAGAGAACGATGGCTTTAGTcgtcttcctccttctcctcctcggcaCGGCTGCCGTCTCCTCGGCCCTGAGCATCCCCGGCATATCTATACCTTTCCTCCCCTCCGACGGCTGGAGCAACGCTCACGCCACCTTCTACGGCGACGAGACGGCGTCGGAGACGATGGGTACGGTTGTGTCTCAGTGACACTTGCGTGCGTGTGGTTCTGCGAGACTGAGCTTGTTTAAACTGCAGGCGGAGCTTGCGGGTACGGTAACCTGTTCGCCACCGGGTACGGGACGGCCACGGCGGCGCTGAGCACGGTGCTGTACTTGGCGGGGTTCTCCTGCGGGAGGTGCTTCCAGATCCGGTGCTCTGGGTCGGCGTACTGCAACACCGGCTCCCCGAGCATCACCGTCACCGCCACCAACCTCTGCCCGCCCAACCTGGCCCTGCCCACCAACAACGGCGGCTGGTGCAACCCTCCCAGAGCCCACTTCGACATGTCGAAGCCGGCCTTCATGAAGATCGCCTACTGGCGGGCCGGCATCGTCCCCGTCATGTACCGGAGGGTGGCGTGCTCGAGGAGAGGAGGGGTGCGGTTCTTGCTGCAGGGGAACGGCTACTGGCTGCTGGCTTTCGTGATGAACGTCGGAGCGTCGGGCGACGTCGGGAGCCTCTGGGTGAAGGGCAGCAAGACGGACTGGATCAAGATGAGCCACAGCTGGGGGGCTTCCTTCCAGGCCTTCTCCCGGCTCTCCGGCCAGTCGCTGTCGTTCAAGGTCGTCTCCTACACCACCGGGCAGACCATCTTGGCCAACAACGTGGCTCCGACCAACTGGTGGGCCGGCATGACGTACCAGGCGCAAGTCAACTTCACGTGATCGCCGGCGACGACGATCGGAAAACTTCAATAGCGCCGTTTAACTACTGTTGTTCCATGTAAATCACTATGCACGGTTGCTGTGTTCTGTATAATTAGTTGCCTTCTATTTTGTAATCAATTTCTCTTGAAAGAGATTTGTAATCAATTTCTCTTGAAAGAGATTTGTAATCAATTTccgtttaattattttgaaatacaTCAGTAAAATTAACAATGTTATAAGAACTTTTATCGTCGTTGTCCTGTTCTGGTCAATTACCGTGGATAGTCAAGCTATCAATAAACTTATTGACATGTGCTCTCTCCGAAGACCGATGATGACTCAAACGAGCAAGCCTTAAACGAACTCGAGAAGAGAGTTAGACTGACCGTGGAACTGATCTCGTGACTACTCCGATACTTAAATTAGAATTTTCCTTTAGGTATATaccaaaaaagaagaagaagataacgaAAAAGAATAGAACCTAGTGGAGTTggggaaaaaaaaatttctcttattATGGTGCTTATATTGTTCTCCCGGGGAATATCTCTACAACAGCTAAAATATCATCATTGTAGAAAAAGGTGAGGGGACAAGATCTGACATCTGTTGATTGTCTTTTCAATCATCCAACGTCACATGTCAATTAATAGGGGCATCTAGAAGACTGGTTTTTGACAACCTTTCCTCCATTCTTAGGATGCCACATGTTTAGAATATTTACAGTCCTTGCCAGTGAGTCCGTATAGGATATAGTCCTATCTTGAGAGTGAAAAGAGATGAAGTTGATATGGAATGACCTTGGAAATAGATGAAGCTCGAGTCTAACACTGAGACTTGGGGCTGAGTCAAAGATGATGTCAGGGTCTAAGACTGAGAGATAATGTCAAGACCTAGAGTTGAGCTAGGGATGGTGTAGGGATTCAAGACTGCAAGGTAATGTCAAGACCTGGAGTTGAGCCAAGAAT from Zingiber officinale cultivar Zhangliang chromosome 4A, Zo_v1.1, whole genome shotgun sequence includes the following:
- the LOC121973420 gene encoding putative expansin-A30; its protein translation is MALVVFLLLLLGTAAVSSALSIPGISIPFLPSDGWSNAHATFYGDETASETMGGACGYGNLFATGYGTATAALSTVLYLAGFSCGRCFQIRCSGSAYCNTGSPSITVTATNLCPPNLALPTNNGGWCNPPRAHFDMSKPAFMKIAYWRAGIVPVMYRRVACSRRGGVRFLLQGNGYWLLAFVMNVGASGDVGSLWVKGSKTDWIKMSHSWGASFQAFSRLSGQSLSFKVVSYTTGQTILANNVAPTNWWAGMTYQAQVNFT